One window from the genome of Antechinus flavipes isolate AdamAnt ecotype Samford, QLD, Australia chromosome X, AdamAnt_v2, whole genome shotgun sequence encodes:
- the CYSLTR1 gene encoding cysteinyl leukotriene receptor 1, translating into MNGVGNMTRPEVNISCLSTIDDFRNQVYSTVYSMVSVIGFFGNGFVLYVLIRTYHEKSAFQVYMVNLAVADLLCVCTLPFRVVYYVQRGIWSLGDFLCRLSTYALYVNLYCSIFFMTAMSFFRCVAIVFPVQNINLVTQRKARVVSAAIWIFVILTSSPFFLMSKTYKDGNITKCFEPPQDPKSKKTVMALHYVSLFFGFIIPFVTIIVCYTMIILTLLKNSMKKNLPSRKKAVGMIIVVTAAFLISFMPYHIQRTIHLHFLNSENRTCESLLAMQKSVVITLSLAASNCCFDPLLYFFSGGNFRQRLSTFRKHSLSSMTYVPKKKISFQEKVDDLSKE; encoded by the coding sequence ATGAACGGTGTAGGAAATATGACAAGACCTGAGGTCAACATCAGCTGCCTCTCCACTATCGATGACTTCCGCAACCAAGTATACTCCACCGTGTACTCAATGGTCTCTGTCATCGGCTTCTTCGGCAACGGCTTTGTGCTTTATGTACTCATCAGGACGTACCACGAGAAATCAGCCTTCCAAGTATACATGGTGAACCTAGCCGTGGCCGATCTGCTCTGTGTGTGTACGCTGCCTTTTCGGGTAGTTTATTACGTCCAACGAGGTATCTGGTCTTTAGGGGACTTCTTGTGTCGACTCAGTACCTATGCTTTGTATGTCAACCTCTATTGTAGCATCTTCTTTATGACCGCCATGAGCTTTTTCCGTTGTGTGGCCATAGTATTCCCAGTCCAAAACATCAATCTGGTGACCCAGAGAAAAGCCAGGGTCGTGAGTGCGGCCATTTGGATTTTTGTTATCCTGACCAGTTCGCCCTTTTTTCTGATGAGCAAAACCTATAAAGATGGGAATATCACCAAGTGCTTTGAGCCCCCCCAGGACCCAAAAAGTAAGAAAACGGTGATGGCCTTACACTATGTCTCATTATTCTTTGGCTTCATCATTCCATTTGTTACCATAATTGTCTGTTACACGATGATCATCTTGACCTTATTAAagaattcaatgaagaaaaatctGCCAAGTCGTAAAAAGGCGGTAGGAATGATCATTGTTGTAACAGCTGCCTTCCTGATCAGTTTCATGCCTTATCACATTCAACGCACGATCCACCTTCACTTTTTGAACAGTGAAAATAGAACCTGTGAGTCTCTCCTGGCCATGCAGAAGTCGGTGGTCATAACCTTATCTCTGGCAGCATCAAATTGCTGTTTTGACCCactcctctatttcttttcaGGGGGTAATTTCAGGCAAAGGCTGTCCACTTTTAGAAAGCATTCTCTTTCTAGCATGACCTATGTACCCAAAAAAAAGATCTCCTTCCAAGAAAAGGTGGATGACTTGAGCAAAGAGTAG